Genomic window (Chlamydiales bacterium STE3):
CATCGAGCAAGGTCCGAAATTTGTTTTAGAATGGCTTGGTGGCCAAGATGAACGCCGTCAAAATTCCCAACCGTCAAGACTGCTTGCTGGCTAGATTGTGATTGTGGATCTAAGGAATAGTGTACTGGCATTTTTTTAAAGCTGCATAAACTTGTGCGCGTGCTAAGTCAGTCGCATCATGATCAAAAAGTAGATTACCGTCAATGCAATCTTCTAAAAAATAGGAACCGCTTTTTGTTCTTTCTAAGCGGCTTAAAAATGCACCGCAGCCAAGCATTGCTCCAAGATCATGTGCTATGCTACGAATATAAGTTCCTTTTGAACATTTTATTTCTAAAATGACTTTAGGATAAGAATATTCTACCAGTAGTGTTTCAGCACAAATTTTAACGGGTTCTCTTTCAACTATCTTCCCTCTACGAGCCAAGTCACAAAGTTTTTGACCGTTAACCTTCTTGGCTGAAAACATGGGTGGTACTTGTAAAAATTCACCTTGAAATCGCTCTAGAGCCTTTTTCAAATCATCTAAAGTAGGGCATAGATTAGAAACACTTAATTCAACACCTTCCGCATCATAGGAATCTGTTGTTTTTCCAAGAGTTATTTCTGCAAGATATTCTTTATTCTGAACAAGAAGTTGAGAAGAAAGTCGAGTATAGTTTTTACCTACCATTAAAATCATAACGCCTGTTGCAAGCGGGTCTAAAGTCCCTGCGTGACCAATCGTTTTGATTTTTAAAATGCGGCGCAAAGCGCTGATAAGGCTAAAGGAAGTTTTACCCTTAGGTTTATTAACAAGCAGAATGCCTTCACAAGGTGTCATGTTTAACTTAAATCGTTTTCTTGGGAATCTGGATCCCTAGATTTTCTTTCATCAGAGATCGTATGCAGGAGCTGTTCGATGCGCATTTGTTTTTCAATGCTATCATCGAGGATAAAGGTTAGAGCGGGAAAGTAGCGAAGCGTTATTTTTTTTGAAGAATTGACAGCTATAAACCCAGCGGCAGAATTTAATGCCGCTAAGGTTTCTTGCTTTTCTGTTTCTGAGCCAATAACGCTAATATAAACTTTCGCATAGTGTAGGTCTGCAGTGATATCGACACGTATAACGGTAATAAACTCATTGACATGAGGATTTTTCACCTGTTTTCTTATTACTTCCGAGATGACCTCTTTTAAGAGTGAATTAAGGCGGTCTACACGTTTTTTAGCCATACTAAACTCTCATTACCTTATAGTTCTTGTGTGAGGTAAGTGATTTCATAGGCCTCTAAAATGTCGTCTTCCTTCAGCTCATGAAAACCGGAAAGCAGAATACCACATTCCACACCTTTTTGAACTTCCCTAACATCTTCTTTGACTCTCTTAAGAGATGATATCGAGCCTGTCCAGACCACAGCACCTTCTCGTCTTAAGCGCATTAAATTATTCCGGTGAATGCTTCCCTCGATCACTTGGCATCCAGCAATTACTCCTACTTGGGAGGATTTGAAGGTCGCTTTGACAAGGGCCTTCCCTTTCTCAGTTTCTTGAGGGATTTTGTCCAGCAAGCCTGCCATCAAAGCTTTTGCATCATCAATAGCGTGGTAAATAATATCGTGGATTCTTACCTGTACTCCCAGCTCCTTAACGAGAGAATCTGCATGCGACTCTAGCTGAGTGTGGAAACCAATAATAACCGCTTTAGAAGCTGCAGCTAGCTGCACGTCAGATTCTGAAATTTCGCCAACGCCAGTAAAGATAATATTCAAATCAGCTTTATCTGAATTGATTTTCTGTAAAGCGACCTTTAAAGCCTCCAGGGATCCTTGAACGTCAGCTCTTAGGACTACGTTAAGGATTTTTTTGCCTGATTCTGAGGCCTGCATCATATTATCTATAGTTAATTTCTTCTTGCTTTGCAAGTTAGTTTGGCGATGGCCAATTAAACGTGCTTCTGAAATTTCCCTAGCTTCCTTTTCGTTCTTTACAGAAATAAACTCTTGACCCGCTTCCGGTAGACCAGAGAGACCGGTAATTTCAACAGGTGTTGCAGGCCCAGCTTCTGTCATAGGACGGCCATGCTCATCTCTCATTGTTTTAATTCTACCGAAGTAATGTTCAAAAACAACTGAATCACCAAGCTTTAGGGTTCCATTTTGCACTAAAACAGTAGCTGCTGCACCAAGACCTTTATGAAGTTCAGATTCAATGACATTGCCACGTGCTCTTACATGGGGGTTGGCTCTAAGCTCGAGGATTTCTGCTTGTAAGGCCAACATTTCCAGCAATTCTTTAATACCATCCCCCGAAACCGCGGAACAGTTAATCGTAATGGTTTGCCCACCCCAAGCTTCTGGTAGGAGCTCGTGTTCTGAAAGCTGGCGATACACAACTTCAGGGTTAAAGTTAGGTTTATCTGACTTATTGATTGCAACAACAATTGTTACCTTAGCAGCTTTCGCATGCTGTATGGCTTCAACAGTCTGTTGGCGAATCCCCTCGTCCCCAGCAACAACTAAGACAACAATATCCGTAACGTCTGCCCCTCTTGCACGCATTGCTGAAAAGGCTTCGTGACCTGGGGTATCTAACACAGTTATATCCCCAACAGGGGTATGGCAACGAAAGGCCCCAATGTGCTGAGTAATAGCTCCTGCTTCACCGGCAACACGATTACTTTTTCTAATCGCATCAATAAGGCTCGTTTTCCCGTGGTCAACGTGGCCCATAAAGGCAACGATAGGCGGCCTAGTAATGAGTTGGGATGGGTCGCTACACTCGACTTCTTCTCGAATCGTTTTGTCTGTAATACGAATTCTTTCCTGTTCTGACCTGTCGATAGTAATTTCACAGCCAAATTCGTGCCCTAGCAGCTGTACAATCGTTTCATCTTCTAAAATGTCGTTTAATGTAACAATCGTTCCTTGCAAAAAGAGCTTGCCTACTAATTCAGAAGCCTTCAGCTTCATTTCAGAGGCTAAGTCTTTAAGGATAATTGGTAAGCGAATTTTAAGCGCTGATGGACGGATTGTTTCTTCTTTAACCGGTCTATAGTATTTGTTAGATCTCTTTTTTCGCCACTCTTGCTCATCTTCACTCGCTCTTAATCCCTGACGATCTCTTGCGTCAAAACGTGAGCTCTCGCTCTTTTTGGCAGGTTTAAGATCTTTAAACTCGCGAAACTTAGCACCCTTCGCTCCTTTCTTAGCTTTGGCTTCTTCAGACTCCTCTGATGGAGATGCCCCTTTACTATCAGGGACCTTCGCCTTTTTCAATCGATCCTCATCAGCAGTTTGCGCTGGTTGTGGTCTCTGCCCAGAATAAGGAGGTGCTTTACGTAGTTCTTCTTTAGGTTGTGGCTTTGGTCGCGGAGGTGGTAAAAGGTCTTTAATGTGTCTACCGGTTGGACCAAGCTTTTCCTTAGGAGGAAGAAACCTTGGAGGTGGTGTTGGTTGTCTGAGTTCAAGACGAGGCCTTAAGGGGGGAGAGGAAATTTCCTGTTCCACGGAGCGCACTGTTTCTTGAGCGGGCTCTGTAACCTTCGCTTCTTTAGTGGATTGAAGGGCTTCTTCTTGTTTAACTTCTGCTTCAGGTATTTTTTCCATAGAGTCTTCTGTGATTGGCAAATGTTCTTCTGGGCTTTCTTCAGCAGCTGTAACGCTGATTAATTGTTCAGCGGTTTCTTCAGAACTTACAGGCTCTATGATTTCAATCTCTTCTTCATTCTCTAAATGAGAATCGGCATATTGTGATTCTGCAAAGGCTGACCTGGATCTTGCTTTTCGTGGAGTTACAGGTTCTTCTTTTCGCTCTTCAGCTAGTTTTTTTTCAACGCGCAGCTTATCTTCCTTAGATGTTGCTTTAGAAGATTCCTTTTCGGCAACCTCTTTTTCCGCAATTTCATCACCGGCCTTCTTTTTAGAAAGCTTTGATTTAATGCCATCAAGGTTGATCGCTTGAGCTATTTGCGCGTTTTTAATGTTAAGTTTTAAATTTTTTGCCAATTTTATATCCTTTGCTTTCTAATTTGCTCCAAGATCTTATCTGCCGTATCCAAACTGATACCAGGAATAGTGGCTAATTTTTCAGCAGATGCCATTAAGAGGGATCTTGGCGTCGAGTAACCTTCAGCAACAAGATGCTCAAAAATTAAATGATTAATCCCATCGATATTCTTCAATGGTTCATCAAGAGTTGGGTCTTCTGAGGATGCGAGTTCTGTTCTTTGAATTGCCATTGCTTTGTTGTAGTCTGTCATACGTTGGACTTCTAAGTCATAGCCGATCAATTGTCCATTTAATCTTGCGTTCATTCCTCGTTTCCCAATAACTGCAGCAAAATCTTGATCGTCTACTACAATAGATATGGTACTATCTTCTGAATTGATGCTTATCTTGCGAATTTCAATAGGAGATAAAGCATTTTGTAATAACTCTATAGGATCTTGGGCAAAAGGAATGATATCAATTTTCTCATTATGTAGTTCGCGCATGACATTTTTAACGCGCATCCCTCTCATGCCGACACAGGCTCCTACAGGATCAACCTTAGAATCTAGCGAACGCACAGTTAACTTTGTTCGGTAACCGGCATCTCTTACAATTTTATCGATCACCACTGTTCCATCATTCAATTCAGGAACTTCCTGCACAAGCAGCTGACGAACAAACTCTGGAGAGCTTCTTGATAAAACAACTTCTGCTCCGCCATTTTCCGTGTCATTTACAGTCATTAATAAGGCTAAAACTTTTTCCCCAGTGTGGTATTTTTCTGTTTTTGGGTATTGCTTCATCGGCATAATAGCTTCTACTTTGCCGAGGTCAACCACGATGTTAGCACCACGAACAAATCTTTTTACTGTTCCAGAAATAAGCTCGTTTACGCGATGTCGGTATTCCTCATAAATAACATCTCTTTCTGCACCGCGAAGTTTCTGAGCAATAATCGTACGGGCTTTTTGTGCTGCAATGCGACCGAAATCTTTTGGCGTTGCCACGATATCAATGAACTGACCAATTTGACAATCAGGGTCGATTGCTCGAGCATCTTCTAGAGAAATTTCCTGTGCTGGCACTTCAACATCATCCACGATTTCTTTTTCACAGTATACGTCAATGTTCCCTGTTTTAGGATGGATTGTTACTGTGACATTTGAAGCCCCCGAAATGCTTTTGCGGGCTGCGGCAACTAAAGACTCTTCAATTGCGCTAATGACGATATCTCTTTTAATGCCTTTTTCACGCTCTAAATATTCAAAGATTGCTATGAGATCTTTATTCATTCGTTAATGCCTTTTAACTTTTTAGCCCAAGAAATAATAACTTGATTTATGGTTGTGGCCTTAAGGATTCTGCTGCAAAATTTTTAACGGGAACCTCTTCTGAGACAGAAGAATTTGCTTTGAGAGCATCCTTATAAAGCTTGACCCAAAATATCAATCAAATAAGTTCCACAATCGATGCAAAACCCACTGCTGTTAGGATTATATTTTTATGCCTGTTTCCCTTTATTAATAACTTTCTGCGATAATCGTGGGAAAGGGGAGGCCAGCTGAGTAAATGATAAAGGCTTGGTGCCTTTAGGGCAAATCCTTTTCGCTAATTTTATACAAATTAACCAACTTTAGCTCAGTTAAGTTTTTAAGTCGTACAGCCTATAAAACAGTATAGCAGGGAAAGAGATGAAATGCATCTTTTTTTTTGCTTTGGCCTGACTGGTATAGATGAAATGTGAATAGGAAGAATACCTGACCTCAGAAGAGGTCAGGATAGGGTATCGAAGAGAGCAACTACTTAGTCGCATCCTTCTTTTTGCGTTTTGATCCTTGAGTCATCACGATGTCATCGCGGTTCTCTTGGTTTTGATCAATAAGGTATTCCTTTAATGAAAGAGCAATTTTTTTGTGCTCAGGATCTAATTTGATAACCTTAGCAGTAACATCATCGCCTTTAGCAACTACATCCTCTACTTTGCCGAAAGCCTGATCGGAAAGTTCATTCACATGAATGAGGCCCTCAATTCCACTTTCGAGCTCAACAAAAGCTCCGAAAGCTGTGATTTTAGTGACCTTGCCTTTGACAAGTGTTCCAACGGGCATCGTTTTCTCGATAGATTCCCAAGGATTATTGCCAAGTTGCTTAATTCCCAATGTAATTTTTTTGCTCTCTTTGTCTACGGATAGAACAACAGCATTCACTACGTCACCTTTCTTTAGGATTTCAGAAGGGTGGGAAACTTTTTTAATCCAGCTGAGATCAGAAATGTGAATTAAGCCTTCAACGCCGGGTTCTAGTTCAACAAAAGCGCCATAGTTAGTAAGGTTTTTAATCTCTGCTCTTACATTTGTTCCAACTGGGTATTTTTTCTCTACATCATCCCAAGGATTTTGTTCCGTTTGTTTGATGCCGAGTGAGATTTTTCCTTCCTCTTTTTGGATGGAAAGAACAATTGCTGTCACGTCATCACCTTTGTTGACAACTTCATTAGGATCGGTGACGTTTTTTGTCCAAGACATTTCGGAAACGTGGATTAGCCCTTCGATGCCAGGTTCAATCTCAATGAACGCCCCATAGGGAAGGAGATTTACAATCTTGCCTCTTACCTTAGTTCCTGGAGCATATTTTTGCTCAATTTGATCCCATGGATTTGGTTCTTTTTGCTTTAAGCCAAGAGCTACCCGGCCTTTATCTTTGTCAACGCTTAAAATCATCACTTCGAGCTTTTGGCCGATTTGAACCATTTCAGAAGGGTGCTTAATTCTTTTCCAGGTCATGTCTGTGATGTGTAAAAGCCCGTCTATGCCATCGAGATCTAAGAAAACGCCGAAATCGGTAATGTTTTTCACGATACCTTCACGAATGTCTCCAGGTTGGATGTTTTCTAGAACTTCGGCTTTTTTAGAAATTCTTTCTGCTTCTAATAGTTCACGGCGTGAAACAACGACGTTCTTTCTTTCAATGTTGATCTTCAGAATCTTGAATTCGTAGGTTCTGTCAAGATATTCATCAAGGTTCTTAATTCTCTTATTATCAATTTGCGATCCTGGCAAGAATGCTTCCATGCCGATATCGACCATTAAGCCGCCTTTAACTTTACGGATAACTTTACCTTTAACAATTGATCCTTCTTCACAGTGCTCAAGAATGTATTCCCATTGACGTAGGCGCTCTGCTTTTTCTCTCGATAAAACGATTTGTCCGTTATCATCTTCTGGTTGGTCAAGCAAAACTTCAACTTCGCCGTCAAGGACGAGAATAGAGGGGTCTGAAAATTCTTCGATTGGCACTAAGCCTTCGGATTTTAAGCCTACATCTACGACAACGTGATCTTTGGTTATTTCAACAATGCGACCTTTGAGAATCGAGCCAGGAGTCATGCTCGGCTTTTCATCAGCAGAAGTTTCTTCGCCTGCGCTAGCTAAAAGGTTTCTAAAAAGCTCCGCATCTTTTTCCTGGAAAGTCACGTCGTCGACTATATTGTTCTCATCCCAGGTGTGGTTTGAATTTTTTGACATTTAAAGGTTTCTCCTCATTTTCGTACTAATTCCAAGAGGTTACCAGAGCCAAATGAAAAATTGCAACTCTAAAATTAAGTCGTTTAATTAGTGATAATTATTGTCATTATTTTTCAATTCAGGACTGCTTTTCTAATAAATTTGAACGAAGAAAATGGTATTTTAAATTTATTAAAAAATTATAGGAAAAAAGTTATGTAGTTTATAAGTCTATTTGCATTTAGATGAGCCAATTTGTTAATTGGCGGTCTCTTGCTTTGCAATGTCCTGTTTTTTTAATTCTTGGGCAGATTTAGGCTTATAAGACCAATTTTTGTTTTAAAAGAAAACCTTAAATGTTTTCAATTTACCTTTTTAGGTAAGTTAAAAAGGATAAGGCTTTAGATTTTGTATGACTTTTTGTATTGCGGGAAAAGAATTAGCACTAGAAATTAAAAAATGAATTTCTTTTATCTGAGGCTTTTGCATGCCTAAATGAGATTTAAACACATTTTTAATGGCCCCAAGGTTTATAAATCTCCAGGTAAAAATCTTGTGAGCATTTTGGTGATGAGAACTTCCTGGGCTTGGCTTTTTGTGTTGCTTTGGAGCTGAGGATTTAAAGGGAAGCGCTTTCAAGATGATTGACGAAAAGATCTAAATTTGGATATATAGCTTCTGTTGCAAGGAGAACAAAAATGAAATCGGTGATTCCTCTCATCATTTATCAGGTAGTAAAAAATCGATCTCAAGTATTTGCTTTTAATAAAACAAGCAGTTCTTCTTCTTAATTAAAAAAATTTAATAATCGTATTTCCATATGAAAACTCTTGTAATGAAATTTGGCGGAGCTTCAGTTGCCACTCCTCAGCATTTTTCAAAAATTGCAGATATTGTCATTGAGCGACATAAGTCCTATCCTCGTATTATCATTGTAGTGAGTGCAATGGGGAAAACGACGGATGAATTAATTGCTCTTGCTACACAGGTACATCCTCATCCCCCTAGAAGAGAATATGACATGCTTGTAAGCGTGGGAGAAAGAATTAGTATTTCTCTACTTGCCATGGCTCTGGCCGCAAAAAATTATGAAGCAGTAAGTTTTACTGGGAGCCAGTCTGGAATTATTACAACTGAAGAGCATTCTGAAGCACGCATTGTCGATATCCGCCCTCGACGCTTGATCACTGCTTTAGAGGAGGGAAAGATTGTGATCGTAGCTGGATTCCAGGGTGTAAGCTACAAAGGGGAAATTACAACTCTTGGAAGAGGCGGTGGGGACACCTCAGCTGTAGCCTTGGGCGTTGCATTTAGCACTAAAGTGGAATTTTATAAAGATGTTCCAGGAGTATTTTCAGAGGATCCCAAGTTGAATGCCAAAGCTCTGCACTACCCCTATCTTTCTTATCATGAAGCCTTAACGATTACTTCAAAGGGTGCTAAAATTCTCCACCCTCGTTCAATTCAGCTAGCAGAGAAAAATTTTTTAGAGTTACACGTCTTATCCTTTAACAAAGAGCATAGGGAACGCACTCTTATTCATTCAAAAGAATGCTCGAAAAGAGAAACACCAATTTATGAGCATTTATGAAAGAAAAAGATTTTCCTGTCATTACGACATTATTTGTAGATCAGCAGGATAAAGATTCACTTTACTTAAGCGCTATTCGCCGTAATCTCAAAAAATTACTCCCTGAAAACTTTTTTGAGCAAAAAAGTCAATCTGAGCGAGCGCAAGAAAATTTAAAAAAACGTTTTCTCGGGCTTCTGCCAGCAGTAAAAGCTATTATTTGTGAAGAGGCGCCCGGTAATGCCTTTTTCCTTTGTCTTTCTAAATGTAGAACAAACGGATTTGATTTTTTCTTCAACCTGATTGTGAATTGGCTCATTCCTGGGAAAAGACTAGATGTTGGAATGGTTTATGCGATAGATTTTAGAATGCCTGAAATCGATGATGAAACTTATACTATTTGCGAAGTAGGGGTGCACATTGATAAAAAGGAAGAGTTAGAAAAGATTATCCGAGATTTCCCCATTATAGAAAGTGATGTCCGTCTAGGTGTTTCTTCTGCCTACTATGCAAGAAGAATCTTAGAAGTAAAGGGATTAGAGCCCGATCAAAAGACGGCAATGGTGCAAAGACACATCGCTTTACTCGTTAAGCGTTTGCCAAAGTTTTTTGATACAGACGTATTTTCTGAAATGCAGCATGTTCTTGTCATTTGCCATGATGATTTTAAACATCAAAGAGATGTACGCCATCTAAGCCGTATCATTAGCAGCCATTATCTTTTTAGAAAAGAACTGCTTACTTGTATCAAGTCTTTATCAGGTAAAAGGCAAGTTTCGGTAAAAATTTTTAAAGCGCAAGTTTCTTTTCCTGCTGGACAAAGGACAGTTTTAGGCGTGGCGGTAGGGCTGAATTTTTTAAGGGATAAAGAGGTTTTTGAACAACGGCATCTTCTAAAAGCCATTAAACATTATATTCCCAATGCCGAAGCGATAGAGGAAACTTTTTTTGTGAACCGCAGGGGCTCAGAGCAGATCATAACGCTCTATGTTGAGATCGAAAAAAATGATGGCCGAGAATTTA
Coding sequences:
- a CDS encoding Ribosome-binding factor A (Product derived from UniProtKB/Swiss-Prot:Q6MD65;Gene name derived from UniProtKB/Swiss-Prot:Q6MD65), whose product is MAKKRVDRLNSLLKEVISEVIRKQVKNPHVNEFITVIRVDITADLHYAKVYISVIGSETEKQETLAALNSAAGFIAVNSSKKITLRYFPALTFILDDSIEKQMRIEQLLHTISDERKSRDPDSQENDLS
- a CDS encoding Uncharacterized protein (Product derived from UniProtKB/Trembl:D6YVR8), which codes for MKEKDFPVITTLFVDQQDKDSLYLSAIRRNLKKLLPENFFEQKSQSERAQENLKKRFLGLLPAVKAIICEEAPGNAFFLCLSKCRTNGFDFFFNLIVNWLIPGKRLDVGMVYAIDFRMPEIDDETYTICEVGVHIDKKEELEKIIRDFPIIESDVRLGVSSAYYARRILEVKGLEPDQKTAMVQRHIALLVKRLPKFFDTDVFSEMQHVLVICHDDFKHQRDVRHLSRIISSHYLFRKELLTCIKSLSGKRQVSVKIFKAQVSFPAGQRTVLGVAVGLNFLRDKEVFEQRHLLKAIKHYIPNAEAIEETFFVNRRGSEQIITLYVEIEKNDGREFTVEEITNLKLRLRHDLKNHVARLTLPVFMPRNEEEIMRNILTLSNQIKYLRDIPQVSISFDEQTDRNLFFTIIIVKLAKEGHKSFQEIFKGGGTFLRYIHDRTKNVGYLRKKYPKEATVFRVKFPKDSFLRGDHSIDLYKARQAVVNELNRLFGEFRDFNGGMIAKQNELLTEVRSQLSKKGAKYNEILLENFFYSLAPVIMRTVLEPMAFKSLFEMLLDGLEVGVPFGHRYSMKMKAEPDFFFVMMVAHTRSILDDISKAINKLHSHNSELAQGYIKTPETVCMGYIYRCTDVHKQMQFQKTLESAAEMYASKAK
- a CDS encoding Transcription termination/antitermination protein NusA (Product derived from UniProtKB/Swiss-Prot:Q9KA74;Gene name derived from UniProtKB/Swiss-Prot:Q9KA74), producing MNKDLIAIFEYLEREKGIKRDIVISAIEESLVAAARKSISGASNVTVTIHPKTGNIDVYCEKEIVDDVEVPAQEISLEDARAIDPDCQIGQFIDIVATPKDFGRIAAQKARTIIAQKLRGAERDVIYEEYRHRVNELISGTVKRFVRGANIVVDLGKVEAIMPMKQYPKTEKYHTGEKVLALLMTVNDTENGGAEVVLSRSSPEFVRQLLVQEVPELNDGTVVIDKIVRDAGYRTKLTVRSLDSKVDPVGACVGMRGMRVKNVMRELHNEKIDIIPFAQDPIELLQNALSPIEIRKISINSEDSTISIVVDDQDFAAVIGKRGMNARLNGQLIGYDLEVQRMTDYNKAMAIQRTELASSEDPTLDEPLKNIDGINHLIFEHLVAEGYSTPRSLLMASAEKLATIPGISLDTADKILEQIRKQRI
- a CDS encoding Translation initiation factor IF-2 (Product derived from UniProtKB/Swiss-Prot:Q6MD64;Gene name derived from UniProtKB/Swiss-Prot:Q6MD64) — encoded protein: MAKNLKLNIKNAQIAQAINLDGIKSKLSKKKAGDEIAEKEVAEKESSKATSKEDKLRVEKKLAEERKEEPVTPRKARSRSAFAESQYADSHLENEEEIEIIEPVSSEETAEQLISVTAAEESPEEHLPITEDSMEKIPEAEVKQEEALQSTKEAKVTEPAQETVRSVEQEISSPPLRPRLELRQPTPPPRFLPPKEKLGPTGRHIKDLLPPPRPKPQPKEELRKAPPYSGQRPQPAQTADEDRLKKAKVPDSKGASPSEESEEAKAKKGAKGAKFREFKDLKPAKKSESSRFDARDRQGLRASEDEQEWRKKRSNKYYRPVKEETIRPSALKIRLPIILKDLASEMKLKASELVGKLFLQGTIVTLNDILEDETIVQLLGHEFGCEITIDRSEQERIRITDKTIREEVECSDPSQLITRPPIVAFMGHVDHGKTSLIDAIRKSNRVAGEAGAITQHIGAFRCHTPVGDITVLDTPGHEAFSAMRARGADVTDIVVLVVAGDEGIRQQTVEAIQHAKAAKVTIVVAINKSDKPNFNPEVVYRQLSEHELLPEAWGGQTITINCSAVSGDGIKELLEMLALQAEILELRANPHVRARGNVIESELHKGLGAAATVLVQNGTLKLGDSVVFEHYFGRIKTMRDEHGRPMTEAGPATPVEITGLSGLPEAGQEFISVKNEKEAREISEARLIGHRQTNLQSKKKLTIDNMMQASESGKKILNVVLRADVQGSLEALKVALQKINSDKADLNIIFTGVGEISESDVQLAAASKAVIIGFHTQLESHADSLVKELGVQVRIHDIIYHAIDDAKALMAGLLDKIPQETEKGKALVKATFKSSQVGVIAGCQVIEGSIHRNNLMRLRREGAVVWTGSISSLKRVKEDVREVQKGVECGILLSGFHELKEDDILEAYEITYLTQEL
- a CDS encoding 30S ribosomal protein S1 (Product derived from UniProtKB/Swiss-Prot:Q9Z8M3;Gene name derived from UniProtKB/Swiss-Prot:Q9Z8M3); the encoded protein is MSKNSNHTWDENNIVDDVTFQEKDAELFRNLLASAGEETSADEKPSMTPGSILKGRIVEITKDHVVVDVGLKSEGLVPIEEFSDPSILVLDGEVEVLLDQPEDDNGQIVLSREKAERLRQWEYILEHCEEGSIVKGKVIRKVKGGLMVDIGMEAFLPGSQIDNKRIKNLDEYLDRTYEFKILKINIERKNVVVSRRELLEAERISKKAEVLENIQPGDIREGIVKNITDFGVFLDLDGIDGLLHITDMTWKRIKHPSEMVQIGQKLEVMILSVDKDKGRVALGLKQKEPNPWDQIEQKYAPGTKVRGKIVNLLPYGAFIEIEPGIEGLIHVSEMSWTKNVTDPNEVVNKGDDVTAIVLSIQKEEGKISLGIKQTEQNPWDDVEKKYPVGTNVRAEIKNLTNYGAFVELEPGVEGLIHISDLSWIKKVSHPSEILKKGDVVNAVVLSVDKESKKITLGIKQLGNNPWESIEKTMPVGTLVKGKVTKITAFGAFVELESGIEGLIHVNELSDQAFGKVEDVVAKGDDVTAKVIKLDPEHKKIALSLKEYLIDQNQENRDDIVMTQGSKRKKKDATK
- a CDS encoding tRNA pseudouridine synthase B (Product derived from UniProtKB/Swiss-Prot:Q6MD66;Gene name derived from UniProtKB/Swiss-Prot:Q6MD66;EC number derived from UniProtKB/Swiss-Prot:Q6MD66), which translates into the protein MTPCEGILLVNKPKGKTSFSLISALRRILKIKTIGHAGTLDPLATGVMILMVGKNYTRLSSQLLVQNKEYLAEITLGKTTDSYDAEGVELSVSNLCPTLDDLKKALERFQGEFLQVPPMFSAKKVNGQKLCDLARRGKIVEREPVKICAETLLVEYSYPKVILEIKCSKGTYIRSIAHDLGAMLGCGAFLSRLERTKSGSYFLEDCIDGNLLFDHDATDLARAQVYAALKKCQYTIP
- a CDS encoding putative aspartate kinase II (Product derived from UniProtKB/Trembl:Q6MD60;Gene name derived from UniProtKB/Trembl:Q6MD60), whose amino-acid sequence is MKTLVMKFGGASVATPQHFSKIADIVIERHKSYPRIIIVVSAMGKTTDELIALATQVHPHPPRREYDMLVSVGERISISLLAMALAAKNYEAVSFTGSQSGIITTEEHSEARIVDIRPRRLITALEEGKIVIVAGFQGVSYKGEITTLGRGGGDTSAVALGVAFSTKVEFYKDVPGVFSEDPKLNAKALHYPYLSYHEALTITSKGAKILHPRSIQLAEKNFLELHVLSFNKEHRERTLIHSKECSKRETPIYEHL